The Molothrus ater isolate BHLD 08-10-18 breed brown headed cowbird chromosome 1, BPBGC_Mater_1.1, whole genome shotgun sequence genome includes a window with the following:
- the LOC118702021 gene encoding feather beta keratin-like produces the protein MACNNICSPCGPTPLANSCNEPCALQCQDSHVIINPSPVLVTLPGPIMTSFPQNTAVGSTSSAALGTELNAQGQPISGGFGFGLGYGLGGLGCSGRRGGYIC, from the coding sequence ATGGCCTGCAACAACATCTGCAGTCCCTGCGGACCCACCCCGCTGGCCAACAGCTGCAacgagccctgtgccctgcaatgccaggaTTCCCACGTCATCATCaacccttcccctgtgctggtcaccctgccaggacccatcatgacctccttcccccagaacaccGCCGTCGGATCCACCTCCtcggctgctctgggcactgagctcaatgcccagggacagcccatctCTGGCGGATTTGGCTTTGGCCTTGGCTACGGCCTGGGaggcctgggctgctctggcagaagGGGCGGCTACATCTGCTAA
- the LOC118684361 gene encoding feather beta keratin-like has translation MPQGHGTRMSHPSRTSIKASPEPLSLTHFSSSLLLLLLPNTGTLHTTPMACNSRCSACGPTPLANSCNEPCALQCQDSRVIINPSPVLVTLPGPIMTSFPQNTAVGSTSSAALGTELNAQGQPISGGFGFGLGYGLGGLGCYGRRGGYIC, from the exons ATGCCCCAAGGCCATGGGACAAGGATGTCCCACCCCTCCAGAACCAGCATaaaagccagcccagagcctctctccctcacacactTCTCCTCAAgtcttctcctcctgctcctgcccaacA CAGGCACCCTCCACACCACACCCATGGCCTGCAACAGCCGCTGCAGTGCCTGCGGACCCACCCCGCTGGCCAACAGCTGCAacgagccctgtgccctgcaatgccaggaTTCCCGCGTCATCATCaacccttcccctgtgctggtcaccctgccaggacccatcatgacctccttcccccagaacaccGCCGTCGGATCCACCTCCtcggctgctctgggcactgagctcaatgcccagggacagcccatctCTGGCGGATTTGGCTTTGGCCTTGGCTACGGCCTGGGAGGCCTGGGCTGCTATGGCAGAAGGGGCGGCTACATCTGCTAA
- the LOC118701994 gene encoding feather beta keratin-like, protein MACNNICSPCGPTPLANSCNEPCALQCQDSRVIINPSPVLVTLPGPIMTSFPQNTAVGSTSSAALGTELNAQGQPISGGFGFGLGYGLGGLGCSGRRGGYIC, encoded by the coding sequence ATGGCCTGCAACAACATCTGCAGTCCCTGCGGACCCACCCCGCTGGCCAACAGCTGCAacgagccctgtgccctgcaatgccaggaTTCCCGCGTCATCATCaacccttcccctgtgctggtcaccctgccaggacccatcaTGACCTCCTTTCCCCAGAACACCGCCGTCGGATCCACCTCCtcggctgctctgggcactgagctcaatgcccagggacagcccatctCTGGCGGATTTGGCTTTGGCCTTGGCTACGGCCTGGGaggcctgggctgctctggcagaagGGGCGGCTACATCTGCTAA
- the LOC118684130 gene encoding feather beta keratin-like translates to MPQGHRTRMSHPSRTSIKASPEPLSLTHFSSSLLLLLLPNTGTLHTTPMACNSRCSPCGPTPLANSCNEPCALQCQDSRVIINPSPVLVTLPGPIMTSFPQNTAVGSTSSAALGTELNAQGQPISGGFGFGLGYGLGGLGCYGRRGGYIC, encoded by the exons ATGCCCCAAGGCCATAGGACAAGGATGTCCCACCCCTCCAGAACCAGCATaaaagccagcccagagcctctctccctcacacactTCTCCTCAAgtcttctcctcctgctcctgcccaacA CAGGCACCCTCCACACCACACCCATGGCCTGCAACAGCCGCTGCAGTCCCTGCGGACCCACCCCGCTGGCCAACAGCTGCAacgagccctgtgccctgcaatgccaggaTTCCCGCGTCATCATCaacccttcccctgtgctggtcaccctgccaggacccatcatgacctccttcccccagaacaccGCCGTCGGATCCACCTCCtcggctgctctgggcactgagctcaatgcccagggacagcccatctCTGGCGGATTTGGCTTTGGCCTTGGCTACGGCCTGGGAGGCCTGGGCTGCTATGGCAGAAGGGGTGGCTACATCTGCTAA
- the LOC118701987 gene encoding feather beta keratin-like — MACNNICSPCGPTPLANSCNEPCALQCQDSRVIINPSPVLVTLPGPIMTSFPQNTAVGSTSSAALGTELNAQGQPISGGFGFGLGYGLGGLGCSGRRGGYIC, encoded by the coding sequence ATGGCCTGCAACAACATCTGCAGTCCCTGCGGACCCACCCCGCTGGCCAACAGCTGCAacgagccctgtgccctgcaatgccaggaTTCCCGCGTCATCATCaacccttcccctgtgctggtcaccctgccaggacccatcatgacctccttcccccagaacaccGCCGTCGGATCCACCTCCtcggctgctctgggcactgagctcaatgcccagggacagcccatctCTGGCGGATTTGGCTTTGGCCTTGGCTACGGCCTGGGaggcctgggctgctctggcagaagGGGCGGCTACATCTGCTAA